The Bos mutus isolate GX-2022 chromosome 7, NWIPB_WYAK_1.1, whole genome shotgun sequence genome window below encodes:
- the IL4 gene encoding interleukin-4: MGLTSQLIPVLVCLLVCTSHFVHGHKCDITLAEIIKTLNILTTRKNSCMELPVADVFAAPKNTTEKETFCRVGIELRRIYRSHTCLNKFLGGLDRNLNSLASKTCSVNEAKTSTSTLKDLLERLKTIMKEKYSKC, translated from the exons ATGGGTCTCACCTCCCAGCTGATCCCAGTGCTGGTCTGCTTACTGGTATGTACCAGTCACTTCGTCCATGGACACAAGTGTGATATTACCTTAGCAGAGATCATCAAAACGCTGAACATCCTCACAACGAGAAAG AATTCATGCATGGAGCTGCCTGTAGCAGACGTCTTTGCTGCCCCAAAG AACACAACTGAGAAGGAAACCTTCTGCAGGGTTGGAATTGAGCTTAGGCGTATTTACAGGAGCCACACGTGCTTGAACAAATTCCTGGGCGGACTTGACAGGAATCTCAACAGCTTGGCAAGCAAG ACCTGTTCTGTGAATGAAGCCAAGACGAGCACAAGTACGCTGAAAGACCTCTTGGAAAGGCTAAAGACGATTATGAAGGAGAAATACTCCAAGTGTTGA